In the Syngnathus scovelli strain Florida chromosome 8, RoL_Ssco_1.2, whole genome shotgun sequence genome, one interval contains:
- the slitrk5b gene encoding SLIT and NTRK-like protein 5: MYLWLACVLLSATSVCTAGMSVESTCERVCACEEREGTLTVSCENRGIGSVSEINPLNFPQYHLLLTGNFLRKLAANDFVDYRGLTILHLGNNEISEVEAGAFNGLQGLKRLHLNNNKIDALKEELFWGLESLEYLQLDYNYITQVAPNALGRLRHLEVLILNDNLISTLPVNIFQHVPLTHLDLRGNQLKVLPYLGLLEHMNSVVELQLEENPWNCSCDLIALKTWLESISYTALVGDVVCEFPFRLHGRDLDEVSKQELCPRRAIAEYEMPPQPHLSTDGNYRSTPALATASLTSSGIARSSSRPTKGPRQSGKLKSRPTARLAVNKPQNYGQIISYQTKSPVPLDCPSACTCNLQISDLGLNVNCQERKIENISDLEPKPYNPKKMYLTGNYIPVVRRTDFIEATGLDLLHLGNNRIAQIHDRAFGDLTHLRRLYLNGNLIDHLTADVFYGLESLQFLYLEYNVIKEITADTFQHVPKLQLLFLNNNLLKTLPVGAFHGLTLARLNLRSNHLRYLPVSGVLDQLTALVQVDLYENPWDCSCSILDLKMWVEQLSTGTVVNNVICGSPKRLAGEDMRYIKTANFCPNNSVMPASMIPPSEESIPGSTITIETSLDSDTQYSAIPLSVMILALLLMFIMSVFVAAGLFVTVRKRHLKNQNEQNNSMNACISSLNMEYGLYKKGSVPKVRTSAGHVYEYIPPPSEQTSRTPGHASADSKSAEGFPDFDQLSGAFLGNSDEDAASNVIGSEYSTAASEPLNKPFGMKQDDPSCYREVLNPEQKPHYSHTLPCRHAARQAGQHTSDFDVRPQYVHPDRVQQTILYCTTPSTVYVEPNRSEYWELKAKLHIDPDYLEVLEKRTTFTQF, encoded by the coding sequence ATGTATCTTTGGCTCGCTTGTGTTTTGCTGAGCGCCACCTCTGTATGTACAGCCGGAATGTCTGTTGAAAGCACATGCGAGCGAGTGTGCGCGTGCGAGGAAAGAGAGGGGACACTCACGGTGAGCTGCGAAAACAGGGGCATTGGAAGCGTCTCTGAAATAAACCCGCTAAACTTCCCCCAGTATCATCTCCTGCTCACCGGTAATTTTTTAAGAAAGCTCGCCGCCAACGACTTTGTCGACTATCGAGGACTCACCATATTACACCTGGGAAATAATGAGATATCCGAGGTGGAAGCTGGAGCCTTTAATGGACTTCAAGGATTAAAACGATTACATCTTAACAATAACAAAATTGATGCCTTGAAGGAGGAGCTTTTCTGGGGCTTGGAAAGTCTGGAGTATCTGCAGCTAGATTATAATTACATCACTCAAGTGGCCCCCAACGCTCTCGGCAGACTTCGGCACCTGGAAGTGTTGATTCTGAATGACAACTTGATATCGACTCTACCTGTGAACATCTTCCAGCATGTTCCATTGACTCATCTTGACTTGAGGGGAAATCAGCTCAAAGTCCTTCCCTACTTAGGTCTGCTGGAGCACATGAACAGCGTGGTGGAGCTGCAGCTGGAGGAAAACCCGTGGAACTGCTCTTGTGACCTGATTGCCCTCAAAACGTGGCTGGAGAGCATTTCCTACACGGCGTTGGTGGGCGACGTCGTTTGCGAGTTCCCCTTCCGCCTCCACGGGAGGGATCTAGATGAGGTCTCCAAGCAAGAGTTGTGTCCCAGAAGAGCCATCGCTGAATACGAGATGCCGCCTCAGCCGCATTTGAGCACGGATGGCAACTACAGGAGCACGCCGGCACTCGCTACGGCTTCCTTAACCTCATCTGGCATCGCGAGATCCTCGTCGAGGCCCACCAAGGGACCTCGGCAGTCGGGTAAATTGAAATCAAGACCGACTGCTCGACTGGCGGTGAACAAACCTCAGAACTACGGCCAAATTATTTCCTACCAAACCAAATCTCCCGTGCCTTTGGACTGCCCGTCAGCCTGCACCTGCAACCTTCAGATTTCAGACCTCGGCCTCAACGTCAACTGCCAGGAGCGAAAGATCGAGAACATTTCCGATTTAGAACCGAAACCTTACAACCCCAAAAAGATGTATCTCACTGGGAACTATATCCCCGTGGTGCGCAGAACGGATTTCATTGAGGCAACTGGATTAGATTTGCTTCATCTGGGCAACAATCGGATAGCTCAAATCCACGACAGAGCTTTCGGTGATTTGACTCATCTCAGGCGACTCTACCTTAACGGGAATTTGATAGACCACCTTACCGCAGATGTTTTCTATGGACTAGAGAGTCTGCAGTTCCTATATTTAGAATACAACGTCATTAAGGAAATCACAGCGGACACGTTCCAGCACGTCCCTAAACTCCAGCTACTGTTTTTAAACAACAACCTCTTGAAAACACTTCCGGTAGGAGCATTTCATGGCCTCACGTTGGCCCGCCTCAATCTTCGCAGCAACCACCTGCGATATCTACCGGTCAGCGGTGTGCTGGATCAGCTAACGGCGCTGGTGCAGGTGGATTTGTACGAAAACCCCTGGGATTGCTCGTGTAGCATTCTCGACTTGAAGATGTGGGTGGAACAGCTCAGCACGGGCACTGTTGTCAACAATGTCATCTGTGGCTCACCCAAGAGGCTCGCTGGGGAAGACATGCGATACATCAAGACAGCTAATTTCTGCCCTAATAACTCGGTCATGCCGGCGTCAATGATTCCACCCTCGGAGGAATCCATCCCTGGCAGCACCATCACAATAGAAACGTCACTAGACTCCGACACACAGTACAGTGCCATTCCTTTATCCGTGATGATCCTCGCCCTCTTACTCATGTTCATTATGTCCGTGTTCGTGGCTGCAGGACTGTTTGTAACAGTGAGAAAGAGACACCTTAAGAATCAAAACGAGCAGAACAATTCCATGAACGCTTGTATTAGCTCGCTTAACATGGAGTATGGACTGTACAAAAAGGGATCCGTCCCAAAGGTCAGAACATCAGCCGGACACGTGTATGAATATATTCCACCCCCTTCCGAGCAAACAAGCAGAACTCCAGGTCACGCTTCTGCCGACAGCAAATCTGCCGAGGGATTTCCGGACTTCGACCAGCTCAGCGGCGCCTTTCTAGGGAACTCGGACGAAGACGCGGCGAGTAATGTAATAGGCTCGGAATACAGCACCGCTGCTTCGGAGCCACTCAATAAGCCTTTCGGCATGAAACAAGATGATCCGTCGTGCTACAGAGAAGTCCTCAATCCGGAGCAGAAGCCCCACTACAGCCATACGCTACCTTGCAGACATGCAGCACGTCAGGCCGGTCAACACACGTCAGACTTTGACGTAAGGCCTCAGTACGTGCATCCCGACAGAGTCCAACAGACAATATTGTACTGCACGACGCCAAGTACTGTTTACGTGGAGCCAAACAGAAGCGAATATTGGGAACTGAAGGCAAAGCTTCACATTGATCCGGATTATCTTGAGGTTCTTGAAAAAAGAACAACATTTACACAGTTTTAA